The Antennarius striatus isolate MH-2024 chromosome 11, ASM4005453v1, whole genome shotgun sequence genome window below encodes:
- the myofl gene encoding myoferlin, with the protein MLRVIVESASGIPRKKLGNPDPITAIIFRGEKKKTKAVDNELNPVWNEVLEFDLKGSPLDGSSFINVVVKDYETIGKDKFIGSATILLRDLASGQVKSLLSKNVPLMNEKQQAVGATIDLIIRYEPPASAAPNLNVQHDGDTSHVDAGGSDDDDDGGEANVEGGGQSGNPEAPAAPTPPGKPSHKPVRLSRKRQRALANKPQDFQIRVRVIEGRQLPGNNIKPVVKVNACGQTHRTRIRRGNNPYFDEIFFYNVNMLPSELFDDSISLRVYDSYSLRADSLMGEFKVDVGFVYDEPGHAIMRKWLLLSDPDDSSSGARGYLKVSIFVMATGDEPPTERREKNEEQDDIESNLLVPAGVAMRCATLSLRVYRAEDVPQMDDAFVQTVKQVFGGHGDKKNLVDPYLEISFAGKRLCTKIIEKNANPEWNQLINLQVKFPSMCERVKLTLYDWDRLTKDDAIGTTFLNLSTISSSGGEIEVPRAETFNTVSELSTAGSEIGFLPVFGPCYVNLYGSPREFTGLPDPYDELNFGKGEGVAYRGRILVELSTQLDGKTDKNVDDISSDDILVSQKYQRRRKYSLCAVFHSACMLQEPGEPIQFEVSIGNYGNKLDSTCKPLSSTTQFSFAVFDGNHYYYLPWADTKPVVILTSYWEDISHRLDTVNILLFIAERLEFHLTSLKTAVLAKVPETRLAEIWLKLINHMIEDLNNFQLPAVEGKPNVTALDLQMKKLRDAALNSIMQMAVSMRQEATDVKETVGDIEDWLDRIKQLAEEPQNSMPDVIIWMLRGEKRVAYARVPANEILYSSFSEQGHGKHCGQTQTIFMQYPMDKNKGVKIPVQLRVNMWLGLSAHEKKFNSFSEGNFSVYAEMYENQAHVLGKWGTTGLVGRHKFSDVTGKVKLKRERFLPPRGWEWEEDWFVDPERCLLTEADAGHTEFTDEVFQNETRFPGGEWKPADEPYTDVNGEKTQSPSEFDCPPGWTWEDEWSFDINRAVDERGWEYGLTIPPDDKPRSWVAAEKMYHVHRRKRLVRPRRKISDQKPATERREPGEGWEYSSLIGWKFHRKERTSDTFRRRRWRRRMVPSDCIGASAIFRLEGALGVDVDEKTSKTERAKVFGANTPTVSCHFSRASMYHLRVYVYQARNLCAMDKDSFSDPYVHVSFLHVSKTTEIIRATLNPTWDQTLIFEDIEIYGDPKTIAHNPPDVVLELYDSDQVGKDEAMGRCTCPPVVKLNPSVAVSPKLLWFPVTKKGRNAGEMLLAAELLLKDKANDGDLPLVPPRRGEKLYMVPQGIRPVVQLTAIEVLTWGLRNMKTYQLATVSSPSLIVECGGEIIQTAVIRNFKKNPNFSGSVLLLKVLLPKEEMYTPPIVLKVIDHRPFGRKPVVGQCTIDCLEAFRCDPYRINSDVCMSARVAMIAASQGDVVINMEEIPEFTTEKEDEAVDWWSKFYASIGEQEKCQPYLKKGYDKLEVYNTELEEIAQFQGLSDFCSTFKLQRGKTEDEEDDPSVVGEFKGAFKIYPLSDDPGVPAPPRQFIEIPESGPQECLVRIYVVRCLDLQPKDTNGMCDPYIKISLGRKTLDDRDHYKPNTLNPEFGRMFELSCFIPQDKDLKIAVYDYDLLSKDEKVGETVIDLENRLLSRFRSSCGLPQTYCVSGVNQWRDQLKPSQILQHVAKVRGIPPPRIEGDGRSLTLSGKQYHLHEFEANTVVHSQLGPASERLALHVLRNQGLVPEHVETRTLCSSHQPNLSQGKIQMWVDIFPKSLGLPGHPCDITPRKAKKYFLRAIVWNTTDVTLDETSITGENMSDIYVKGWMPGMEEQKQKTDVHYRSLDGDGNFNWRFIFGFDFLPAEQLCVVSRKEHFWNLDKTEYRTPPKLIIQIWDNDKFSLDDYLGSVELDLLNLIPPAKSPEKCNIKMLPGVAGSSSTKKPLPNSLFFQKSVRGWWPCTIQQDGKHVLGGKVEMTLEIVEEKEFDERPAGKGRDEPNMNPKLDYPNRPDTSFFWFTNPCKTMKFIIWRRFKWIFIIAVVLLLVILFLGILFYSLPNYISMKIVKPFS; encoded by the exons gtgaaaaaaagaaaacgaaaGCAGTTGACAATGAATTGAATCCCGTTTGGAATGAA GTACTTGAATTTGATCTGAAAGGCTCTCCTTTGGATGGATCTTCATTCATCAATGTGGTTGTAAAGGACTATGAAACAATTGGGAAAGACAA GTTCATTGGATCAGCTACAATCCTTCTGAGAGATTTGGCCAGTGGTCAAGTGAAGTCACTCTTATCCAAGAATGTACCCttgatgaatgaaaaacaacaagctGTTGGG GCAACAATAGATTTGATTATTAGATATGAACCTCCTGCCAGCGCCGCCCCAAACCTAAATGTTCAGCACGATGGAGATACGTCTCATGTGGATGCTG GaggaagtgatgatgatgatgatgggggggagGCGAATGTCGAGGGAGGAGGTCAGAGTGGGAATCCTGAAGCTCCTGCTGCACCAACCCCACCTGGTAAACCCAGTCACAAGCCTGTCCGTCTCAGCCGAAAAAGACAGAGAGCCCTGGCCAATAAGCCTCAGGATTTCCAG ATCCGTGTTCGGGTCATTGAGGGCCGACAGCTGCCCGGAAACAACATCAAGCCAGTGGTGAAGGTGAATGCATGTGGGCAGACCCACAGGACTAGAATCAGAAGAGGAAATAACCCGTACTTCGATGAG ATATTTTTCTACAACGTTAACATGCTACCTTCAGAACTATTCGATGACAGCATTAGTCTCCGG GTTTATGACTCCTACTCCCTCAGAGCTGACAGTCTAATGGGGGAGTTCAAG GTAGATGTTGGCTTTGTCTACGATGAACCAG GTCATGCCATAATGAGGAAATGGCTCCTTTTGAGTGATCCTGATGACTCCAGCTCGGGAGCCAGAGGATACCTGAAAGTCAGCATCTTTGTCATGGCCACTGGGGATGAGCCACCG acggagaggagagagaaaaatgaggaGCAGGATGACATAGAGAGCAATCTGTTGGTGCCGGCTGGGGTTGCCATGCGATGCGCCACGCTCAGTCTCAGGGTTTACCGAGCTGAGGATGTGCCTCAGA TGGACGATGCCTTCGTTCAGACGGTCAAACAGGTTTTTGGAGGCCATGGAGATAAGAAGAACTTGGTGGATCCATATCTAGAAATCAGCTTTGCTGGCAAGAGG CTTTGCACCAAAATCATTGAGAAAAATGCCAACCCAGAGTGGAATCAACTCATCAACCTTCAAGTCAAG TTCCCATCCATGTGTGAACGCGTTAAGTTGACCCTGTATGACTG GGATCGTTTAACCAAGGATGACGCTATAGGAACAACCTTTTTAAATCTGAGCACAATATCTTCCTCTGGTGGAGAAATTGAAG TTCCTCGAGCAGAAACTTTCAACACAGTGTCTGAAT TGAGTACTGCAGGCTCAGAGATTGGTTTCCTCCCTGTGTTTGGGCCTTGCTACGTCAACCTTTACGGAAGCCCAAGAGAATTTACCGGCCTTCCTGACCCATACGATGAACTCAACTTTGGAAAG GGTGAAGGGGTTGCCTACAGGGGAAGAATCCTTGTTGAGTTGTCGACGCAGCTGGATGGGAAGACTGATAAGAATGTAGATGATATTTCCAGTGATGACATCCTGGTGTCGCAG AAATATCAGCGGAGGAGGAAGTACTCTCTGTGCGCTGTGTTCCACAGCGCGTGCATGCTGCAGGAACCGGGCGAGCCTATCCAGTTTGAGGTCAGCATCGGTAATTATGGTAACAAGCTGGACTCCACCTGCAAGCCCCTGTCGTCCACCACCCAGTTCAGCTTTGCTGTTTTTGATG GTAATCACTATTATTACCTGCCCTGGGCTGACACTAAGCCCGTAGTGATTCTTACGTCATATTGGGAGGATATCAGCCACCGTCTAGATACTGTCAACATTCTACTCTTCATTGCTGAGAGATTG GAGTTCCACCTCACTTCTTTAAAAACCGCAGTCTTAGCCAAAGTACCTGAGACACGTCTAGCAGAGATTTGGCTCAAGCTCATCAACCACATGATAGAAGACCTGAACAA TTTCCAGCTTCCAGCAGTGGAGGGAAAGCCCAATGTGACAGCTCTGGATCTTCAGATGAAAAAACTGCGTGATGCTGCCCTGAACAGCATCATGCAGATGGCCGTTTCCATGAGGCAGGAAGCCACAGATGTCAAGGAGACTGTTGGTGACATTGAAGACTGGTTGGACCGAATCAAGCAGTTGGCAGAAGAG CCTCAGAACAGCATGCCGGATGTGATCATCTGGATGTTAAGAGGAGAAAAGCGGGTGGCCTATGCCAGGGTCCCAGCCAATGAAATTCTGTACTCCAGCTTCAGTGAACAGGGACACGGCAAACACTGTGGGCAGACCCAGACCATCTTCATGCAG TACCCCATGGACAAAAATAAAGGTGTTAAGATCCCCGTCCAGCTTCGAGTCAACATGTGGCTCGGTCTCTCTGCCCATGAAAAGAAGTTTAACAGCTTCTCAGAGGGAAACTTCAGTGTTTACGCAGAAATG TATGAAAACCAGGCACACGTGCTTGGAAAGTGGGGAACCACTGGCCTGGTCGGTCGCCATAAGTTCTCAGATGTGACCGGAAAAGTGAAACTCAAACGAGAGCGCTTTCTGCCACCCCGTGGATGGGAATGGGAGGAAGACTGGTTTGTTGACCCAGAGCGATG CCTGTTGACTGAAGCAGATGCAGGTCACACAGAATTCACAGATgaagtttttcaaaatgaaacgcGATTTCCTGGAGGGGAGTGGAAGCCCGCTGACGAGCCTTATACCGATGtg AATGGAGAAAAGACTCAAAGCCCATCAGAGTTTGACTGCCCACCAGGATGGACATGGGAGGACGAGTGGAGTTTTGATATCAACAGGGCTGTGGATGAAAGAG GTTGGGAATACGGGCTCACCATTCCTCCTGATGATAAGCCCAGATCCTGGGTTGCAGCAGAGAAGATGTACCACGTCCATCGTAGGAAGAGACTCGTAAGACCACGCAGGAAGATATCTGATCAAAAGCCTGCCActgag AGGAGAGAACCAGGAGAAGGCTGGGAGTATTCTtccctgattggctggaagTTCCACAGGAAGGAGCGCACTTCTGACACATTTCGCCGTCGCCGCTGGAGAAGAAGAATGGTCCCGTCAGACTGCATCGGGGCCTCTGCCATTTTCAGACTGGAAGGAGCATTA GGGGTTGATGTTGATGAGAAAACCAGTAAAACGGAGAGAGCCAAAGTATTTGGTGCCAACACACCCACCGTTTCCTGCCACTTTAGCC GGGCTTCCATGTACCACCTGAGAGTGTACGTCTATCAGGCAAGGAATCTTTGTGCCATGGACAAAGACAGCTTCTCAG ATCCCTACGTCCATGTATCATTCCTGCATGTCAGCAAAACCACAGAAATCATAAGGGCCACCTTGAACCCAACATGGGATCAGACTCTCATCTTTGAGGACATTGAAATCTACGGAGACCCAAAAACTATTGCTCATAATCCTCCTGATGTGGTGCTGGAGCTGTATGACAGTGACCAAGTA ggtaaagatgaggccatgggtcGCTGTACATGCCCCCCAGTTGTAAAACTCAATCCCAGTGTAGCTGTCAGCCCTAAACTGCTGTGGTTCCCAGTCACGAAAAAGGGTCGCAACGCTGGGGAGATGCTGCTGGCTGCTGAACTCCTGCTGAAAGACAAG GCAAATGATGGAGATCTGCCCCTGGTACCACCTCGGCGGGGGGAGAAGCTCTACATGGTTCCACAGGGAATCAGGCCGGTAGTGCAGCTCACTGCCATTGAG GTCTTGACTTGGGGCTTGAGGAACATGAAGACCTACCAGCTGGCCACAGTTTCCTCTCCCAGTTTGATAGTGGAATGCGGTGGTGAGATTATTCAAACTGCTGTAATCAGGAACTTCAAGAAGAATCCCAATTTCTCTGGATCAGTTCTGTTACTCAAAGTG CTTCTCCCCAAAGAGGAGATGTACACTCCACCCATCGTGCTGAAGGTGATTGACCACCGACCATTTGGTAGGAAACCTGTCGTGGGTCAGTGTACCATCGACTGCCTGGAGGCGTTCCGCTGTGATCCATATCGTATTAACAGCGATGTCTGCATGTCTGCTAGAg TGGCAATGATAGCTGCCTCCCAGGGCGATGTTGTCATCAACATGGAGGAGATCCCCGAG TTTACAACAGAAAAG GAGGATGAAGCAGTAGACTGGTGGAGTAAGTTTTATGCCTCAATTGGAGAACAGGAGAAGTGCCAGCCCTATCTGAAAAAAGGATATGACAAATTAGAG GTATATAACACCGAACTAGAGGAGATTGCACAGTTCCAGGGTCTCAGTGATTTCTGCAGTACTTTTAAACTTCAGCGAGGGAAaactgaagatgaggaagacgaCCCCTCCGTCGTGGGAGAGTTCAAG GGTGCATTCAAGATTTACCCACTGTCCGATGACCCAGGGGTACCAGCTCCACCCCGTCAATTCATAGAAATTCCTGAGAGCGGACCTCAGGAGTGTCTGGTCAGGATTTATGTGGTGCGCTGTCTTGATCTGCAGCCTAAGGACACAAATGGTATG tgtgacCCATACATTAAGATTTCACTGGGTAGGAAAACACTGGACGACAGAGATCACTACAAACCAAACACCCTCAATCCAGAGTTTGGGAG GATGTTTGAGCTGTCCTGCTTCATTCCTCAAGACAAGGACCTGAAGATTGCTGTGTATGACTATGACTTACTGAGCAAAGATGAAAAAGTGGGTGAGACCGTCATCGATTTGGAGAACAGACTCCTGTCTCGTTTCAGGTCCTCCTGTGGCCTGCCACAGACTTACTGTGT TTCAGGGGTGAATCAATGGAGAGACCAGCTGAAGCCTTCTCAGATCCTCCAGCATGTGGCTAAGGTGAGGGGCATCCCTCCTCCACGCATAGAAGGCGACGGGCGCTCACTGACCTTGTCGGGGAAACAATACCATCTGCACGAATTTG AGGCCAATACTGTGGTTCACTCACAGCTGGGCCCAGCCAGTGAGAGACTGGCCCTGCATGTCCTCAGAAACCAGGGCCTGGTGCCAGAGCATGTTGAGACCCGAACCTTGTGCAGCTCTCATCAACCCAACCTGTCGCAG GGAAAAATTCAAATGTGGGTTGACATTTTCCCAAAGAGTCTTGGTTTACCTGGGCATCCATGTGACATCACTCCACGCAAAGCCAAGAA ATACTTCTTGCGAGCCATTGTATGGAACACAACAGATGTCACTCTGGATGAAACAAGCATCACTGGGGAAAACATGAGTGACATCTATGTGAAAGG ATGGATGCCAGGTATGgaggagcagaagcagaagaCTGACGTCCATTACAGATCCCTGGATGGCGATGGAAATTTCAACTGGAGGTTCATCTTTGGGTTCGACTTCCTGCCTGCAGAACAGCTGTGTGTTGTCTCGAGAAAA GAGCACTTTTGGAATCTGGATAAAACTGAATATAGGACTCCCCCAAAACTGATCATCCAGATATGGGACAATGACAAATTCTCTTTGGATGATTACTTAG GTTCGGTTGAGCTGGATCTACTCAACCTGATCCCTCCTGCTAAGAGCCCAGAAAAGTGCAACATAAAGATGTTGCCAGGAGTTGCAGGCTCATCCTCCACAAAGAAACCACTGCCCAACTCACTCTTCTTCCAGAAGTCTGTACGAGGATGGTGGCCATGTACAATCCAGCAGGATGGGAAACACGTGCTTGGT GGCAAAGTGGAGATGACTCTGGAAATAGTGGAAGAGAAGGAGTTTGATGAGAGACCTGCTGGGAAAGGCAGAGATGAGCCAAACATGAATCCAAAACTGGACTATCCCAA CCGCCCTGACACGTCCTTCTTCTGGTTTACAAACCCTTGTAAGACCATGAAGTTCATAATTTGGCGGAGATTCAAATGGATTTTCATTATAGCAGTTGTCCTCCTGCTGGTTATCTTGTTCCTTGGGATCCTGTTTTATTCACTGCCG AACTACATCTCAATGAAGATTGTGAAGCCCTTCTCTTAA